In the genome of Populus trichocarpa isolate Nisqually-1 chromosome 6, P.trichocarpa_v4.1, whole genome shotgun sequence, one region contains:
- the LOC18099970 gene encoding histone H2A produces METGGKVKKGAAGRKGGGPKKKPVSRSAKAGLQFPVGRIGRYLKKGRYSQRVGSGAPVYLAAVLEYLAAEVLELAGNAARDNKKNRIIPRHVLLAVRNDEELGKLLAGVTIAHGGVLPNINPVLLPKKTEKAAKEPKSPSKATKSPKKA; encoded by the exons ATGGAGACTGGTGGAAAGGTGAAGAAAGGAGCAGCAGGGAGGAAAGGAGGCGGTCCAAAGAAGAAACCGGTGTCCCGCTCCGCCAAAGCCGGTCTTCAGTTCCCTGTTGGTCGGATCGGTCGATACTTGAAGAAAGGCCGTTACTCTCAACGTGTTGGATCCGGAGCTCCCGTCTACCTTGCCGCTGTGCTTGAGTATCTTGCTGCTGAg GTTTTAGAGCTAGCTGGAAATGCAGCAAGGGATAACAAGAAGAACAGGATAATACCAAGGCATGTGTTGTTGGCTGTGAGGAATGATGAAGAACTTGGAAAGCTACTTGCAGGTGTGACCATAGCTCATGGCGGGGTGTTGCCTAACATCAATCCTGTTCTTTTGCCTAAGAAAACCGAAAAGGCAGCCAAAGAACCCAAGTCACCTTCCAAGGCCACCAAGTCCCCGAAGAAGGCTTAG
- the LOC7487244 gene encoding uncharacterized protein LOC7487244 produces the protein MSSFTNFDNLLLQTLMGRLQIHPPPPPQYPFLSQSLEDLLFNVDDSSDEDDDDTNKTQLSKEESKLEKEIIRVILSGKIDSLKPNSGQAVTIGEHHICVGFHEEQGSDYRVWEWHGHIMLFDEEDGYTPEYIYGNYFERLLGKTAASTTATPKQEQEENEDEEEGEEEKIGNLGLRELIDGGDSGAARILHRIISAGSPRFN, from the exons ATGAGCTCATTCACTAACTTCGACAATCTTTTACTCCAAACCCTAATGGGTCGCCTCCAAAtccatcctcctcctcctcctcaataCCCTTTCCTTTCCCAATCCCTCGAAGACCTCCTTTTCAACGTTGATGACTCCTCAGATGAAGATGACGATGACACCAACAAAACCCAGCTCTCAAAAGAAGAGTCCAAGCTCGAGAAGGAAATCATTCGAGTCATCCTTTCAGGCAAGATCGATTCATTGAAACCCAACTCCGGTCAGGCAGTTACAATCGGCGAACACCACATCTGTGTTGGGTTTCACGAGGAACAAGGATCGGATTATCGGGTATGGGAGTGGCACGGACATATCATGCTTTTTGATGAAGAGGATGGGTATACCCCTGAGTACATATATGGGAATTACTTCGAGAGGCTTCTTGGTAAGACTGCCGCCTCCACCACCGCCACGCCCAAGCAGGAGCAGGAAGAGAACGAAGACGaggaggagggggaggaggagAAAATAGGGAATTTGGGGTTGAGAGAATTGATTGATGGTGGGGATTCTGGTGCTGCTAGGATTCTTCACAGGATCATCAGCGCGGGTTCTCCTAG GTTCAATTGA
- the LOC7454911 gene encoding soluble inorganic pyrophosphatase 4, translating to MAPPIETPSKLPISRHSSHPPLNERILSSMNRRSVAAHPWHDLEIGPEAPKIFNCVVEIGKGGKVKYELDKKTGLIKVDRVLYSSVVYPHNYGFIPRTLCEDNDPMDVLIIMQEPVLSGCFLRAKAIGLMPMIDQGEKDDKIIAVCADDPEYRHYNDIKELPPHRLAEIRRFFEDYKKNENKEVAVNDFLPASDAYEAIQHSMNLYADYIVESLRR from the exons ATGGCTCCTCCTATTGAGACTCCCAGTAAACTTCCTATCTCTCGCCATTCCTCACACCCACCTCTTAATGAAAGGATACTTTCATCAATGAATAGGAGATCTGTTGCTGCACATCCTTGGCATGATCTGGAGATTG GACCTGAAGCTCCAAAGATATTCAACTGT GTGGTTGAAATAGGGAAAGGGGGCAAGGTGAAATATGAACTTGACAAAAAAACTGGACTGATCAAG GTTGACCGTGTGCTTTACTCTTCAGTTGTATATCCCCACAACTATGGTTTCATCCCCCGCACTCTTTGTGAGGACAATGATCCCATGGATGTCTTGATTATCATGCAG GAACCAGTTCTTTCAGGATGCTTTCTTCGCGCTAAAGCTATAGGACTGATGCCAATGATTGATCAG GGTGAGAAAGATGACAAGATAATTGCGGTTTGTGCTGATGATCCTGAATACCGCCACTACAATGATATCAAGGAATTACCACCACATCGTTTAGCTGAGATCCGTCGCTTCTTTGAAGATT ACAAGAAAAATGAGAACAAGGAGGTTGCTGTTAATGACTTTCTGCCGGCCTCTGATGCCTATGAGGCAATCCAGCATTCAAT GAATCTTTATGCGGACTACATAGTGGAGAGCCTCAGGCGATAG
- the LOC127905430 gene encoding uncharacterized protein LOC127905430, producing the protein MTTESSFVQPAVPRFDGHYDHWAMLIENFLRSKEYWGLIENGIPAATEGVILTDAQRKHIEDQTLKDLKAKNYLFQALDRTTRVKLALLQALRKEFEILHMKAGESVNEYFARTLTIANKMKANGENKGDIVVVEKILRSLTHKFDYVVCSIEKSRDIDTLTIDELQSSLFVHEQRMSTHVEEEHALQITHGDQSGGRGRGRGSSRGRG; encoded by the exons ATGACGACAGAAAGTTCATTTGTGCAACCAGCAGTTCCACGTTTTGATGGACATTATGATCATTGGGCAATGCTCATTGAAAACTTCTTGCGTTCAAAGGAATATTGGGGTTTAATAGAAAATGGAATTCCTGCAGCAACAGAAGGTGTTATTCTCACAGATGCTCAGAGAAAGCACATTGAAGATCAGACGCTAAAAGACTTGAAGGCCAAGAACTATCTATTTCAAGCATTAGATC gaaCGACCAGAGTCAAGCTTGCACTGTTACAAGCACTTCGGAAGGAATTTGAAATTCTCCACATGAAGGCAGGAGAATCGGTGAATGAGTACTTTGCTAGGACGCTTACCAttgcaaataaaatgaaggcCAACGGTGAAAACAAAGGagatattgttgttgttgaaaagATTTTGCGATCTCTGACTCATAAATTTGATTATGTTGTATGTTCCATTGAGAAGTCAAGGGATATAGACACCTTAACCATTGATGAGTTACAAAGCAGCCTGTTTGTCCATGAACAGCGTATGAGTACCCATGTTGAAGAAGAACATGCCTTGCAGATCACTCACGGCGATCAATCCGGAGGAAGAGGTCGTGGTCGTGGCAGTTCTAGAGGCAGGGGATAG